The DNA region TCGGCGTTGAACCGGACGGAGTTGCGCACGATCGCGGGGTGCGCGCGCAGCTTCTGCGCCGTCGACGCCGAACCGGTGAAGGAGACGAGGTCCTGCGCCGTCACGTGGTCGAGCAGGTCGCCGACGCTGCCCGCGACGAACTGGAGCGTGCCCTCGGGCAGGATGCCGGACTCGATGATGATCTCGACCAGCCGCGCGGTGAGGTACGCGGTCTGGCTGGCGGGCTTGATCAGGCTCGGCACCCCGGCGAGGAACGCGGGCGCGAACTTCTCCAGCGGACCCCAGACGGGGAAGTTGAACGCGTTGATCTGGACGGCGACCCCGCGCAGCGGGACGGCGATGTGCTGGGCGACGAAGGTGCCGCCCTTGCTCAGCGGCTCGACGTTGCCGTCGACGTAGACGGTGTCGTTCGGCAGTTCGCGCTTGCCCTTGCTGGAGTAGGCGAACAGGACGCCGATGCCGCCGTCGATGTCGACCATCGAGTCGCCCTTGGTCGCGCCGGTGCGCGCCGAGAGCGCGTACAGCTCCTCGCGGTGTTCGCGCAGGTGGGAGGCCAGCGCCTTCAGCAGCGCGGCACGCTGGTGGAAGGTCAGCTCGCGCAGCGCCGGTCCGCCGACGCGACGGCCGTAGTCGAGCGCGGCGGCGAAGTCGATGCCGTCGGACGAGACCCGGGCGACCTCCTCGCCGGTCGAGGCGTCGTGCAGCGGTACTCCGTCACTTTCCGCCGTGTGCCATCCGCCGGAGACGTAGCTGCGCAGCAATGCCATGGGGCGACCCTTCATGGTGGATTAACAGACCGTCCGTTCAGTAATTCACTGTAGCTCGTGACCCGGGTCTTGCAAACCCCCCGATGGCGGTGGACCCTTGACATCTGCCCGAAAGCGCGCCTTTACTTGCGACACCCTTTAACAACCGTCCATTCGGTCAGTAACAAGGTGGTCTGGCTTGACTAACGCCGCGCACACGATGTTCGCCGACGACCAGGCGTCGAAGGCGCTGGGCATCGAGCTGATCGAGGCCGCCGAAGGCCACGCCGTCGCCACCATGCGGATCACCGAGACGATGGTGAACGGCCACGACATCGCCCACGGCGGCTACGTCTTCCTGCTGGCCGACACGACCTTCGCCTGCGCCTGCAACAGCCACGGCCCGGTGACCGTCGCGTCCGGCGCGGAGATCTCCTTCGTCGCCGCCGGCAAACTCGGCGACCACCTCATCGCCACCGCCACCGAGCGGACCCGCTACGGCCGCAACGGCATCTACGACGTCACCGTGCACCGGGAGACCCCCGACGGGCCGGAGGTCGTCGCCGAATTCCGCGGCCGCAGCCGCACCATCCAGAAAGCATCACGATGAACGCCTTCAGCGACGACGCCGAGAACCTGACCATCGACGAGCTGCAGGCGCTGCAACTGAAGCGCCTCCAGTGGACGCTGCGGCACGCGTACGACAACGTGCCGTTCTACACCCGGAAGTTCGACGAAGCCGGCGTTCACCCGGACGACTGCAAGGTGCTGGAAGATCTGGCGAAGTTCCCCTTCACCACCAAACAGGACCTGCGCGACAACTACCCGTTCGGCATGTTCGCCGTACCGGAGTCGCAGGTCAGCCGCATCCACGCGTCCAGCGGGACCACCGGGAAACCGACCGTCGTCGGCTACACGTCCGAGGACATCGACACCTGGGCGACGGTGATGGCGCGCTCGATCCGCGCCGCGGGCGGGCGGCCGGGCGACAAGGTCCACGTCGCCTACGGATACGGCCTGTTCACCGGCGGGCTCGGCGCGCACTACGGCGCCGAAAAGCTCGGCTGCACGGTGATCCCGGCGTCCGGCGGCATGACCGCGCGCCAGGTGCAGATCATCACCGACTTCAAACCCGAGATCATCATGGTCACCCCCTCGTACATGCTGACGCTGCTCGACGAGTTCGAACGGCAGGGCATCGACCCGCAGACGAGTTCGCTCAAGGTCGGCATCTTCGGCGCCGAGCCGTGGACCGAGCAGATGCGCGCGGAGATCGAGGAACGCGTCGGCATCGACGCCGTCGACATCTACGGCCTGTCCGAGGTGATGGGCCCCGGCGTCGCGCAGGAAT from Amycolatopsis sp. EV170708-02-1 includes:
- the paaI gene encoding hydroxyphenylacetyl-CoA thioesterase PaaI, yielding MFADDQASKALGIELIEAAEGHAVATMRITETMVNGHDIAHGGYVFLLADTTFACACNSHGPVTVASGAEISFVAAGKLGDHLIATATERTRYGRNGIYDVTVHRETPDGPEVVAEFRGRSRTIQKASR
- the paaK gene encoding phenylacetate--CoA ligase PaaK → MNAFSDDAENLTIDELQALQLKRLQWTLRHAYDNVPFYTRKFDEAGVHPDDCKVLEDLAKFPFTTKQDLRDNYPFGMFAVPESQVSRIHASSGTTGKPTVVGYTSEDIDTWATVMARSIRAAGGRPGDKVHVAYGYGLFTGGLGAHYGAEKLGCTVIPASGGMTARQVQIITDFKPEIIMVTPSYMLTLLDEFERQGIDPQTSSLKVGIFGAEPWTEQMRAEIEERVGIDAVDIYGLSEVMGPGVAQECVETKDGLHIWEDHFFPEVIDPFTEKPTDAEGELLFTSLTKQALPIIRYRTRDLTRLLPGTARPAYRRMEKVTGRSDDMIILRGVNVFPTQIEEVVLVTPALTPHFQLIRSTKGRMDHLTVRVEARPDATAEQRAEAAARLIAGVKDGVGVSVGVEVVDPDTLERSLGKMRRVLDERERA